Below is a window of Demequina muriae DNA.
ACGGCGAGCCGAGCCCTGGTGACATCGAGTACTCGCGCATCGACGGCTTCGTGCTGGAGTCCCACGAGGACAACGTGCTGCTGTCCGCGGAGCAGAGCAACACCTCCGTCATCGTGGGCGAGAGCCTCATCAAGTTCTTCCGCAAGCTCGCCCCGGGGCGCAACCCCGACATCGAGATCCAGGCGGCGCTCACCGAGCTCGGGTCCGAGGAGATCTCGCCGCTCGAGGGCTGGATCAGCGCGGGCGACATCGACCTCGCGATGATCGGGGTCTTCCAGCGGTCCGCCACCGACGGCTGGGACACCGCCCGCACGAGCGTGCGCGCTCTTCAGGACGATGCCGTGCGTGCCCGCGAGGCCGGCGGAGACTTCGCCGGCGAGTCCGAGCGGCTGGGGCGCACTCTCGCGGTTGTGCACGAGCAGATGCGTCAGACCCTTCCCACGGCGACGTGGGGGTCCGAGGAGGTCGCCGCGCTCGTCGGCCGCCTCACCTCCCGCCTGGACGAGGCGGTGGCGATGCACGAGTCCGTGGGCGCCTACGCCGACCGGGCGCGGGCGGCCTACGCCGCAGTCGCCTCGGGTGAACCCGTCGAGGTGCAGCGCGTGCACGGCGACTTCCACCTGGGACAGACGCTCCGCACCACGTCCGGGTGGAAGATCATCGACTTCGAGGGCGAGCCCGCACAGCCGCTGGCTGACCGGGTGCGCCTGGACTCGGTCGCCCGTGATGTGGCCGGCCAGCTGCGTTCGCTGGACTACGCGGCGCACTCGGTCGCGATCGTCACCGGCGTCGAGGAGACTGAATACATCGACGACTGGGTGCGACGCAACCGCATCGCGTTCCTGCGCGGGTACGGCTACGAGGACTCGGAGACGGCGGCGGCTCTGCTCCACGCCTACGAGATCGACAAGGCGCTCTACGAGGTGGTCTACGAGTCGAACTACCGGCCGGACTGGGTGCAGATTCCGCTGCGCGCACTGGAGCGGCTGCTGTAGTCCAGCCGGCAGTCGAGCCAGCAGTCCAGCCGGCAGTTCGGGAGCCACCTCACCTGCCATCTCAGACGGCACGTACACGGGTCCTCAAACGGCCGATGCGCGGGAGAAGCCCGCGGCCTCGCGGGCTCAGCGGGTGGCTCAGCGGGTTGGCTCTGCCTGTGGCTACGCCGACACCGCGTCGCCCGCCCCGCGTGAGTGATCGGTGTGCAGCAGGCGGCGGGCGCGCTCGATGGCGCTCGGGGTGTCGGCGAAGACGTGGTCTCCTGCCACGAGGTGGGCCGCGACGCCCAGGTTCGCCATCACCGCATCGTGTCCGGGCTTGATGCCCGAGAGCATCACCACGATCCCCCGCTTCTCGAGCCGCGTGATCGCGTCCCCGAGCACCTGGGCGCCGGTCGCATCGAGAGTCGTCACCCGCGACATGCGCAGGATGACCACCCTGACGTCTGCGATCTCTGACAGTTCCAGCAGGAACCGGTGCGCCGCCGCGAAGAACAGTGGCCCGTCCAGCCGGTAGGCGACGATGTGCTCGCTGAGCAGCGCGTGCTCCTCCTCGGTGTAGTCGCCCACCTCGAGGGGCACCTGCTGGACCCGGGCGCTGCGGGCCACGGCGCGCAGCGCGAGCAGTCCGGCCACCGCGATGCCGATGATGACCGCGGTCACCAGGTCGATCGCGACGGTCGCCGCGAAGGTCAGGACCAGGATGACGGCGTCGCCCCTGGTCGCTCGGGCGAGCGCCCTGAGCGAGGCGAACTCGACCATCCGCACGGTCGTGGCGAACAGCACGCCGGCCAGCGCTGCGAGCGGAATCTGGCTCACCAGCGTCGAGGCCACGAGGATGACCAGCAGCAGCACCACGGCGTGCGTCAGCGCGGCGAGCTTGGAGCTGGCGCCGGCGCGCACATTCACGGCGGTCCGGGCGATGGCAGCCGTCGCGGGGATGCCGCCGAACAGCGGCGCGGCGATGTTCGCCAGTCCCTGACCGAACAGCTCCTTTTCGGGATCGTGGCGCTCGTTGACACTCATGCCGTCCGCCACGGTCGCGCTCAGCAGGCTCTCGAGGGCAGCGAGCGCGGCGACCGCCACGGCTGCGGTCGCGAGGGTGCCCATCGCTCCGATGTCCAGGAAGGCCAGTGATGGCGCGGGCAGCCCCGCCGGGAGGTCGCCCAGCGGCGCGAGATCCAGGGGCGTCAGCACCGCCACGAGCGTGGCGATGACGACCGCCACCAGCGAGAACGGCAGCGCCGGCTTCCAGCGGGCGCCCACCAGGATCATCGCGGCGACGGCGATCGACATCAGGAGCGGGGCGGGGTTCGGGTAGGTCACGAAGTCCCCCACGGCTTCGGCCGCCAGTGCCCACACCTTCTCGCCTTCGAGACCCTCGATTCCCAGCGCGACGGGCACCTGCTGAAGAGCGATCACCACGGCGATGCCGGCGGTGAAGCCCTCGATGACCGGGGCCGGCAGGTAGCGCACGTAGCGGCCCAGGCCCGCGACGGCCATCACGATGAGCGCGACGCCGGCCATCAGGCCCACCATCAGCACGCCTGACGATCCGAACTGCGCCACCACGGGCACCAGCACCACGGTCATCGCGCCGGTGGGGCCAGAGACCTGCAGATTGGAGCCTCCGAAGATGGCGGCGACGGCGCCCGCGACCACAGCCGTGGCCAGGCCAGCCTGCGCGCCCAGGCCCGATGCGACACCGAACGCCAGTGCAAGCGGCAGCGCGACGATGGCGACCGTCACGCCGGCGATCAGGTTGCGGCGGGGGTCGCGGCGCACCTCGCGCCAGTCCTCGCGGCCGGGCAGCAGAGATACGACCTTGCCCCACACGGTGTGTGCAGGACGGGCGGCTCCTGGCCAGGCGACGCTCACGTGCGGTTCGGCTCGGTGGGCGTCTGGCCAGCCGTCGCTGCGAGGGTTCCGCCAGGCGTCTCGGCCGGCTCCCCACCGGGGGTGCCGCCGGGCATGGCGTCAGGAATGGCGACAGGAGTCTCCGTGGGCATCTCGGTGCGAAGCTCGGCGAGGAGGTCTTCCTGGCTCGTGAGCATCGAGGCAAGAATTCTGCGCGCGGAGCCCATGAGCTCGGCCACGTCTGGAGTGCTCAGGCGGTACATCACGGTGGCGCCCTCGCGATACGAGCTGACGATGCCGGACCTGCGCAGCACGGCCAACTGCTGCGAGAGGTTCGAGGCTTCGACCTCGATCTCGCCCAAGAGCTCCCGGACCTGCTTGGGCTCCTCGAGCAGGAGCTCCAGCACGCGGATGCGCACGGGGTGTCCCAAGGTGCGGAACAGCTCGGCCTTGGCCTGATGCAGCGGAACAGCCATCGTCAACACGCGCTTTCGTCGGCAGGTGCTGGCGGTGGAGTACGCGCCGCGGTGCGGCCGACCAGCGATCCGATCATCTCACGACTTGAAGACTTCTTCAACTGCGCACATCGCGAAATGGCCGTGAGCACGGCCGCCGACCACCGGGCGCACTACACCCATAAGTCCTGCGACCCGTATGCGCGCGGATCGTGGGCGTGCAGGTCATCAGCATGTGGCCCGTAGGCATCGAACTCGGCTCCCGGCTCGCGGGCACGGTCGGCGGCGGCCCAGGCGCGGACCATCGCCTCATCCTCGGGCGTGATGCGAGGCCAGGCGTCCTCCGGGGGTGGCGGGATGTCGATATCGAGGGCCGCCGAGCCGCCCGGGGACGGAGTTCTCCCCCGATCGATGTGTGGCGGTGGAATGAAGCTCACCGACGACCCCGTCGCGTGGATCTCCCAGCCCTGACGGTGAATGTCGTGGTGGCACCGCGTGCACAACATCACCCCGTTCGACAGATCGGTTCGACCGCCGTGCTCCCACCACCTGATGTGGTGGGCCTCGCAGTGCTCGGGCGGCGCATGGCACTTGGCGCACCCGCCATCCCTCTCGAGCAGCGCGATCCTCTGCCGCCTCGTGAACGCCCGCGTCCGGCGACCCAAGTCGAGCACCTTGCCATCACGGGCCAGCACCTCGGGGATGATCCCGGCGTCACCCGAGAGCCGGCGCAGCTCAGCGACCGAGACGGGCTGGTCGATCCCGTCGACGCTGCCGAGGCCGTCGCCGCTCATCAGGTCCGACAGACTCATCCGCACCACGATCGTGGTGCGCACCCCGGAACGGTCGGTCCGCGTGCACCCCAACGAGTGCCGCGCGAGCTCATGCAGCGCATCGACGCGCATCTGCCCCACGGTCCGGGTGTCCTCGCTCTCCGGCTCGCCGTTGCCACCCGTTCCACGCCCCTGGCGCCGCACGTCGCGCGTGGTCATCTGCTCGAGAACGTTGATGATCGGCGCCGCCGTCACCGCGTCCATCACGCCGTGGATGACCACGGTGCCCTCGTGATCCTGCTTCCACCACAGGTACCGGGCATCATGGTTCTCGCGCTCGCGCCGCTCATGCTCCACACGGTCGAGCCGCGCCACGGCACGCGCGACCATCTTCCGCACGTCGTGCGCCGCCATGGAGACCGCCTTGGACACCAGGCGCTCCTCCACCGCAGCCAGCGACTCCGGGTCCACGCGATCCCGCACCCTGTTCAGTCCGCCGACGATCAGCGCCGCCGCGTCGACCGACAACTCGCCTGCCGCCGACGCCTTCGCCACCTCGGGATACTTAGGGCCCCTCGCCTGTCCAACACCTTGCGACGACCCAGCACCCTCCGCAGACCCCGCCCCCGCATCGGCCGCCTCGCCATCGCCCTCGACGAGCGGGCGCGGAGCGAAGGCGTCCCCGGCAGTGATCGCCTGCTTGGCCCCGTTGACGGAGCCGCCCCGCACCTTCGACAGCAGCGTCGCGGCGTTGCCCTGCCCTTCGCGCCGCGCGAGCCCGCCACCGGGCAGCTCGGGCGCGGAGAGCCGGGCGATCTCCCCCGCGCATCGGGCCCCCATCGCGCCCACAAGCCGCTCCAAAGTCGCGACCGCGGCGTTCAACTCCAGCAGCTGATCCTTCGACTGCCCCGAGACCTCACGAGACGCGAGCACACGCACCACCGCGTTCACTCGCTCCACGTCCGCCGCCTCGAGGAAAGGTGCCTCAAGATCAGGTGCCTCATCAGCCATGACTCCACTCAAGCACCAGGGTCTGACATCGACGCCGCGAGGGTTCCCCCCGGCACATGCACCCACCGGGGAGCATCCGGACATCACGGGAGCATTCGACGATAGTGGGACAGCCGTGGTGGAATGACAAGGAACCAGCACCCCGAGATCAATGGAGACTCTGTATGGACGACTGGACTCAGACCCTGTCAGCGGGACCGCTACTAGGCATCGCGGCAGGTGCCATCGCACTGATCCTCGTCCTGGTCATCAAGTTCAAGCTTCACGCGTTCCTGACGCTCATCGTGGTGTCGCTGTTGACCGCGCTGGCCACGGGCATCCCCGTCGGCGGCATCTTCGACACCCTTGTCGACGGCTTCGGCAGCACACTCGGCGGCGTCGCACTGCTCATCGGACTCGGCGCCATGCTCGGCAAACTCGTCGAGCACAGCGGCGGAGCCCGGGTGCTCGCCGAGAAGCTCGTCGATGTCTTCGGAGAGAAGCGCGCGCCATTCGCACTCGGCGTCGCGTCGCTCATCATGGGCTTCCCGATCTTCTTCGACGCGGGCCTGATCGTCATGCTCCCGGTGATCTTCGCGGTCGCCCGTCGCCTGGGAGGCAAGGACGTGCTGCGCTACGGCCTGCCCGCCGCGGCCGCCTTCTCCGTCATGCACGTGTTCCTGCCGCCCCACCCCGGGCCCGTCGCGGCGACCGAGCTCTACGAGGCCAACCTCGGCATCGTGCTCATCGTGGGCCTCATCCTCGCCTTCCCGGTCTGGTACCTCTCCGGCTACCTGTGGGGCACATTCGTGGGCCGCCGCTTCCCGATCGCCGTGCCCACGCTCTTCGGCGACGTCGACGACGACCAGCCCGAGAACCCCCCTCGCGCGCGCACCGTGCTCGCCGTCCTCGCGCTCCCGATCGTGCTCATCTTCATGAACACGGGCGTCGACGCGCTCGGCACCGCAGGCGTTCTGGATGAGGAGGCCACCTGGGCCCAGGCCATGACGCTGATCGGCACCTCGGGCGTCGCGCTCCTCATCTCGGTGATCGTCGCGATGCTGGTGCTGGGAACGCGGCGCGGCGTGCGCGGGACCGCTCTGGAGAAGGTCCTCGACTCGTCGCTCGGGCCCGTCGCCTCCGTGATCCTCATCACCGGCGCCGGTGGAATGTTCGGCGGTGTGCTGCAGGCCTCCGGCATCGGCGACGCGCTCTCCGACTCGCTCTCTGACATCGGCCTGCCCGTGATCCTCGCGGCGTACCTGGTGGCGGTCATCCTCCGCTTGGCGCAGGGCTCCGCGACCGTGGCGCTCGTCACGGCCGCCGGCCTCATGGCGCCTGCGGTCATCTCGGGCGACTTCAACGCGATTCAGGTCGCGTGCGTGGTCCTCGCGACCGCCGCCGGATCCGTGTTCGGCAGCCACGTCAACGACTCCGGCTTCTGGCTCGTGGGACGTCTCATGGGCATGGACGTGAAGACCACGCTCAAGACGTGGACCGTGCAGCAGGCGCTGCAGTCAGTCGCCGGCTTCGCCATCGTCGCGACCGTCTACGTGATCGCATGACCACTGCACAGCACGTCATCGTGATGGGGGTGGCCGGCTCCGGGAAGTCGTCCGTCGCCACTCTGCTCGCTGAGCAGCTGGGCTGGGTCCTCGCCGAGGGCGACGAGTTCCACCCACAGGCCAACATCGACAAGATGAGCGCCGGCCAGCCGCTCGACGACGATGACCGGCAACCCTTCCTGGAGGCCATCCGCGACTGGGTCAGGGCCAAGGGAGCGGAGGGCGTCTCCACCATCGTGACGTGCTCGGCGCTCAAGCGCTCCTACCGGGACGTGCTGCGCGAGGCCGGACCCGTGAGATTCGCCCACCTCACGGGCGACGTGGACACGATCAGCGAGCGCATGGAGAAGCGCACCGATCACTTCATGCCGCCCAGCCTGCTCGCCAGCCAGTTCGCGACCCTCGAGCAGCTCGACGACGACGAGGACGGGATGGCGGTGTCGATCGATGGCACCCTCGAGGAGATCACGGGGACCATCGTCGAGTCCTTGCGGCTCGAGGCAAGCCCAGCGGCCGATGCGCGGGAGTCCTGAA
It encodes the following:
- a CDS encoding maltokinase N-terminal cap-like domain-containing protein translates to MSQWTERPELSAYLARQRWFGQGQVEVPITEVRELAWLSDPAEGLGVRFELVTAGSMFNVPLSYRQHPREDLSYGFIGAATLDGEVFYVYDALHDPEARGLLLRGFADGEPSPGDIEYSRIDGFVLESHEDNVLLSAEQSNTSVIVGESLIKFFRKLAPGRNPDIEIQAALTELGSEEISPLEGWISAGDIDLAMIGVFQRSATDGWDTARTSVRALQDDAVRAREAGGDFAGESERLGRTLAVVHEQMRQTLPTATWGSEEVAALVGRLTSRLDEAVAMHESVGAYADRARAAYAAVASGEPVEVQRVHGDFHLGQTLRTTSGWKIIDFEGEPAQPLADRVRLDSVARDVAGQLRSLDYAAHSVAIVTGVEETEYIDDWVRRNRIAFLRGYGYEDSETAAALLHAYEIDKALYEVVYESNYRPDWVQIPLRALERLL
- a CDS encoding SulP family inorganic anion transporter encodes the protein MSVAWPGAARPAHTVWGKVVSLLPGREDWREVRRDPRRNLIAGVTVAIVALPLALAFGVASGLGAQAGLATAVVAGAVAAIFGGSNLQVSGPTGAMTVVLVPVVAQFGSSGVLMVGLMAGVALIVMAVAGLGRYVRYLPAPVIEGFTAGIAVVIALQQVPVALGIEGLEGEKVWALAAEAVGDFVTYPNPAPLLMSIAVAAMILVGARWKPALPFSLVAVVIATLVAVLTPLDLAPLGDLPAGLPAPSLAFLDIGAMGTLATAAVAVAALAALESLLSATVADGMSVNERHDPEKELFGQGLANIAAPLFGGIPATAAIARTAVNVRAGASSKLAALTHAVVLLLVILVASTLVSQIPLAALAGVLFATTVRMVEFASLRALARATRGDAVILVLTFAATVAIDLVTAVIIGIAVAGLLALRAVARSARVQQVPLEVGDYTEEEHALLSEHIVAYRLDGPLFFAAAHRFLLELSEIADVRVVILRMSRVTTLDATGAQVLGDAITRLEKRGIVVMLSGIKPGHDAVMANLGVAAHLVAGDHVFADTPSAIERARRLLHTDHSRGAGDAVSA
- a CDS encoding ArsR/SmtB family transcription factor → MAVPLHQAKAELFRTLGHPVRIRVLELLLEEPKQVRELLGEIEVEASNLSQQLAVLRRSGIVSSYREGATVMYRLSTPDVAELMGSARRILASMLTSQEDLLAELRTEMPTETPVAIPDAMPGGTPGGEPAETPGGTLAATAGQTPTEPNRT
- a CDS encoding HNH endonuclease yields the protein MADEAPDLEAPFLEAADVERVNAVVRVLASREVSGQSKDQLLELNAAVATLERLVGAMGARCAGEIARLSAPELPGGGLARREGQGNAATLLSKVRGGSVNGAKQAITAGDAFAPRPLVEGDGEAADAGAGSAEGAGSSQGVGQARGPKYPEVAKASAAGELSVDAAALIVGGLNRVRDRVDPESLAAVEERLVSKAVSMAAHDVRKMVARAVARLDRVEHERRERENHDARYLWWKQDHEGTVVIHGVMDAVTAAPIINVLEQMTTRDVRRQGRGTGGNGEPESEDTRTVGQMRVDALHELARHSLGCTRTDRSGVRTTIVVRMSLSDLMSGDGLGSVDGIDQPVSVAELRRLSGDAGIIPEVLARDGKVLDLGRRTRAFTRRQRIALLERDGGCAKCHAPPEHCEAHHIRWWEHGGRTDLSNGVMLCTRCHHDIHRQGWEIHATGSSVSFIPPPHIDRGRTPSPGGSAALDIDIPPPPEDAWPRITPEDEAMVRAWAAADRAREPGAEFDAYGPHADDLHAHDPRAYGSQDLWV
- a CDS encoding GntP family permease codes for the protein MDDWTQTLSAGPLLGIAAGAIALILVLVIKFKLHAFLTLIVVSLLTALATGIPVGGIFDTLVDGFGSTLGGVALLIGLGAMLGKLVEHSGGARVLAEKLVDVFGEKRAPFALGVASLIMGFPIFFDAGLIVMLPVIFAVARRLGGKDVLRYGLPAAAAFSVMHVFLPPHPGPVAATELYEANLGIVLIVGLILAFPVWYLSGYLWGTFVGRRFPIAVPTLFGDVDDDQPENPPRARTVLAVLALPIVLIFMNTGVDALGTAGVLDEEATWAQAMTLIGTSGVALLISVIVAMLVLGTRRGVRGTALEKVLDSSLGPVASVILITGAGGMFGGVLQASGIGDALSDSLSDIGLPVILAAYLVAVILRLAQGSATVALVTAAGLMAPAVISGDFNAIQVACVVLATAAGSVFGSHVNDSGFWLVGRLMGMDVKTTLKTWTVQQALQSVAGFAIVATVYVIA
- a CDS encoding gluconokinase, giving the protein MTTAQHVIVMGVAGSGKSSVATLLAEQLGWVLAEGDEFHPQANIDKMSAGQPLDDDDRQPFLEAIRDWVRAKGAEGVSTIVTCSALKRSYRDVLREAGPVRFAHLTGDVDTISERMEKRTDHFMPPSLLASQFATLEQLDDDEDGMAVSIDGTLEEITGTIVESLRLEASPAADARES